One window of the Oceanicaulis sp. genome contains the following:
- a CDS encoding methyltransferase domain-containing protein, with translation MSELSSAYFATGRPADLESDRLRRLDAFYAAPTQDWLMRTAGLAPGMKILEAGAGSGRMLSWFAARTGPSGDVLGLDLDLGAAAPPVPPVRHLQADLHAPAAEPERFDLVYARLVLMHLSDPLAALKALAGWLRPGGMIAIADLDCSTCGPEDPNAPGMKAFAEALDRVRDGMARTGLMDPAFGARLPELLEEAGFTDIAVERHERIVEGGSDWSMFQAENNQMIAPAVGEAEAGETVARFMSAPGLRYRDQTLVCVTARKS, from the coding sequence ATGAGCGAACTCAGCAGCGCCTATTTCGCGACGGGACGGCCGGCCGATCTGGAAAGCGACCGGCTGCGGCGGCTCGACGCGTTCTACGCCGCGCCGACGCAGGACTGGCTCATGCGCACCGCGGGTCTCGCGCCGGGCATGAAGATCCTTGAAGCCGGCGCGGGCTCGGGCAGGATGCTGTCCTGGTTCGCGGCGCGGACCGGACCGTCCGGCGACGTGCTGGGGCTCGATCTCGACCTCGGCGCCGCCGCGCCGCCCGTCCCGCCTGTCCGGCACCTTCAGGCCGATCTTCACGCGCCCGCCGCCGAGCCGGAACGCTTCGATCTGGTGTATGCGCGCCTGGTGCTGATGCATCTGTCCGATCCGCTCGCCGCGCTGAAAGCGCTGGCCGGCTGGCTGCGGCCGGGCGGCATGATCGCCATCGCCGATCTCGACTGTTCGACCTGCGGACCCGAAGACCCGAACGCGCCGGGCATGAAAGCCTTCGCCGAGGCGCTGGATCGCGTGAGGGACGGCATGGCGCGGACCGGGCTGATGGACCCCGCCTTCGGTGCGCGCCTGCCGGAGCTTCTCGAGGAGGCCGGCTTCACCGACATCGCCGTCGAGCGGCACGAGCGGATCGTGGAAGGGGGCTCCGACTGGTCGATGTTTCAGGCGGAGAACAACCAGATGATCGCCCCGGCCGTGGGCGAAGCCGAAGCCGGGGAGACCGTGGCGCGGTTCATGAGCGCGCCCGGCCTGCGCTACCGCGATCAGACGCTGGTTTGCGTCACCGCCAGAAAATCCTGA
- a CDS encoding SDR family oxidoreductase: protein MSSLKPLSEQTVVITGASSGIGLTTAKMAAERGANVILVSRNGEALKEIAEEITAQGGRADWVEADVGVRDEVRNVVSTVIERHGGFDTWINDAGVGIYATLEETTDEDHEKIFQTNYWGVVYGSTEALPHLKQHGGALITLGSISSDMPAPVLSAYTASKHAVKGFIDSLRMELIHEKAPVSVSLIKPSGIHTPFGIRAENYADKRSRVPLPVYHPELVAKSILYCAEHEKREIMIGESGVIQTTTAQLFPRLADKMFSSLFYKMAYENRAPRGSANLHEPGNEGMRLGDQDDPAIRFSPATELQMRPGAKWALIGGGLLAAGWLMNRRANA, encoded by the coding sequence ATGTCCTCTCTCAAGCCGCTTTCAGAACAGACCGTGGTGATCACCGGCGCCAGCTCCGGCATCGGGCTGACCACCGCGAAAATGGCCGCCGAACGCGGCGCGAACGTGATCCTGGTCTCCCGAAACGGAGAGGCGCTCAAGGAAATCGCCGAGGAGATCACCGCCCAGGGCGGACGCGCGGACTGGGTGGAGGCCGATGTCGGCGTGCGCGACGAGGTCCGAAACGTCGTCTCAACCGTGATCGAACGCCATGGCGGGTTCGACACCTGGATCAACGACGCCGGGGTCGGCATCTACGCCACGCTCGAAGAGACCACCGACGAGGACCACGAGAAGATCTTCCAGACCAATTACTGGGGCGTGGTCTACGGTTCGACCGAAGCGCTGCCGCATCTGAAACAGCACGGCGGCGCGCTGATCACGCTGGGCTCGATCAGCTCGGACATGCCTGCGCCGGTGCTCAGCGCCTACACCGCGTCAAAGCACGCGGTTAAGGGCTTCATCGATTCCCTGCGCATGGAGCTGATCCACGAAAAGGCGCCGGTCTCGGTGAGCCTGATCAAGCCCAGCGGCATTCACACCCCGTTCGGCATCCGGGCGGAGAACTACGCCGACAAGCGGTCCAGGGTGCCGCTTCCGGTCTACCATCCCGAGCTTGTGGCCAAATCGATCCTGTACTGCGCCGAGCATGAGAAGCGCGAGATCATGATCGGGGAGTCCGGCGTGATCCAGACCACCACCGCCCAGCTCTTTCCCAGGCTGGCCGACAAGATGTTCTCGAGCCTGTTCTACAAGATGGCCTACGAGAACCGCGCGCCGCGCGGTTCGGCGAACCTGCACGAACCCGGCAACGAAGGCATGAGGCTGGGCGACCAGGACGATCCCGCAATCAGGTTCAGCCCCGCGACCGAGCTTCAGATGAGGCCCGGCGCGAAATGGGCGCTGATCGGCGGCGGATTGCTGGCCGCAGGCTGGCTGATGAACCGCCGCGCGAACGCTTGA
- a CDS encoding PfkB family carbohydrate kinase produces the protein MTILFFGGHTFDMVYALNALPAENAKAKAARVYTAAGGPALNAAITCAILGGEAVYAGALGAGPLTDAVTAEAAQYGVRLHPIGAPTGDAPCASVALTPGGGRTIWSPPQTESPERWRESLPDPADFDALLIDGQLPEAATGIARAFRDAGKPVLLDAGSWKPGMDALTRLATETIASSAFAIRDESEVIAALLARGASLAAVTADAGPIVWKGADGRSGSVRPPQVEAVDTLAAGDVFHGAYAYFRFAAGRDVEPALEAAARVAASSVAYEGPRAGVRAMRD, from the coding sequence ATGACGATCCTGTTTTTCGGCGGGCACACCTTCGACATGGTCTATGCGCTTAACGCGCTTCCGGCCGAGAACGCCAAGGCCAAGGCGGCGCGTGTCTACACCGCCGCCGGAGGACCGGCGCTCAACGCGGCGATCACCTGCGCGATCCTGGGCGGCGAGGCCGTCTACGCCGGCGCCTTGGGCGCGGGGCCTCTGACAGACGCGGTGACCGCCGAAGCCGCGCAATACGGCGTGCGTCTGCATCCGATCGGCGCGCCGACGGGCGATGCGCCCTGCGCCTCCGTCGCGCTGACGCCCGGTGGCGGGCGGACCATCTGGTCGCCGCCGCAGACCGAAAGCCCTGAGCGATGGCGTGAAAGCCTGCCCGACCCGGCGGACTTCGACGCGCTTTTGATCGACGGTCAGCTGCCCGAGGCGGCGACCGGGATCGCGCGCGCGTTTCGCGACGCCGGAAAGCCTGTGCTGCTCGATGCGGGCAGCTGGAAGCCGGGCATGGACGCGCTCACACGGCTCGCCACCGAAACGATCGCGTCGTCGGCCTTTGCGATCCGCGATGAGAGCGAGGTGATCGCTGCGCTGCTCGCGCGCGGCGCATCGCTGGCCGCAGTCACCGCCGACGCTGGCCCGATCGTCTGGAAAGGTGCGGACGGCCGCTCCGGATCGGTCAGGCCGCCGCAGGTCGAGGCGGTCGACACGCTCGCCGCAGGGGACGTGTTTCACGGCGCCTATGCGTATTTCCGCTTCGCCGCGGGGCGGGACGTCGAGCCGGCGCTCGAAGCCGCCGCCCGCGTCGCAGCGTCGAGCGTGGCGTATGAAGGCCCGAGGGCGGGCGTGCGCGCCATGCGCGATTGA
- a CDS encoding efflux RND transporter permease subunit produces MTLSDVAVRRPVLAFVVSALIVVFGVLGLRGLPLRELPDVDRPIVSVEAAYPGANAEVVENRVTQVIEDALSGIDGVETITSQSEDGESDVTITFTLNRDIEAAANDVRDAISRVRPRLPEDVEEVQVAKQDSDARPFIWYNLLSDRMTSEELTDYAERNIVDRFSVVDGVAAVRVGGSRRYAMRIWLDPEAMAARGITVAEIESALRTENVEAPGGAVETADNQLFVRVERLFSTPEAFERLPVREGADGHVIRLQEVADVELTAEETRSVFRGNGQNMIGIGFVRQSKANSVAVADGIRAEAERLMPQLPEGMELIAASDDTVFIKESIREVWRTLLVAATFVVLTIYLFLGSFRAAVIPAAVVPVCLIGTFAVLAAFGFSINILTLLALVLTIGLVVDDSIVVLENIQRRVDLGEPPALASLRGGRQVFFAVVATTATLVAVFVPLIFLPGLIGRIFTELAVTITGAVVLSSFVALTLSPMMTSKLLTLSKEARGPARWVQAGVGWTRERYRESLEIVLKQPASVIPLVLLSVAGAWFMFDRLPGELTPPEDRGSFFGRYSAPEGASFDYLAEQADEVEDIMLDYLEAGELQRVLVVAPGFGGGSSFSSGLVIGTMVPWDERRPGEEIMADINRDLGQLTGVRAFASMRGSFGGGGGGDDVEFVLQGPEYDVLYAYARQLIEDINQNNAGLQRPRTDYEPTTPRLVVDIDRERAASLGVAVTDISRTLQTHLGSRRVGQFIDRGEAYNVILENRRADRSNPDDLETLYVRAGSGELIPLSNLVTLREVGEAAERNRVNRQRAISVNATLTEDYTLGEAVAWLDSWAQAELPPEVGSTYLGGAKEFLDANRAVLFAFGMALLIVFLVLAAQFESLIQPALIMLTVPLAVAGGLFGLYMAGSSLNIYSQIGLIILIGLAAKNGILVVEFANQLREEGMDVLEATLEAATVRLRPILMTGVSTAIGALPLVLAVGPGSESRITIGVVIFTGVMVATLFTLFVVPAAYAAAGKYTKTPNWMTRRLEKEAETSTDAGAAASPETGGGAPAE; encoded by the coding sequence ATGACGCTGTCAGACGTCGCCGTCCGCCGCCCAGTGCTCGCCTTCGTGGTGAGCGCGCTGATCGTCGTGTTCGGCGTTCTGGGGCTGCGCGGCCTGCCGCTGCGCGAGCTGCCCGATGTCGACCGGCCGATCGTCTCGGTCGAAGCGGCCTATCCGGGCGCGAACGCCGAAGTGGTCGAAAACCGCGTCACTCAGGTCATCGAGGACGCTCTGTCGGGCATCGACGGGGTTGAGACGATCACCTCCCAGTCCGAGGACGGGGAAAGCGACGTCACGATCACCTTCACCCTCAATCGCGACATCGAAGCGGCCGCCAACGACGTGCGCGACGCGATCAGCCGGGTGCGTCCGCGCCTGCCCGAGGATGTCGAAGAGGTCCAGGTCGCCAAGCAGGACAGCGATGCGCGGCCCTTCATCTGGTACAATCTGCTGTCTGACCGGATGACGAGCGAGGAGCTCACCGACTACGCCGAACGCAATATCGTCGACCGGTTCTCCGTGGTGGACGGGGTGGCCGCGGTGCGGGTGGGCGGGTCTCGCCGCTACGCGATGCGCATCTGGCTCGATCCTGAAGCGATGGCCGCGCGCGGCATCACGGTGGCCGAAATCGAAAGCGCGCTGCGCACCGAGAACGTCGAGGCGCCCGGCGGCGCGGTCGAGACCGCCGACAACCAGCTTTTCGTCCGCGTCGAGCGCCTGTTCTCCACGCCCGAAGCCTTCGAACGTCTTCCGGTTCGCGAGGGCGCGGACGGGCATGTGATCCGCCTTCAGGAAGTCGCCGACGTCGAACTCACCGCCGAGGAGACGCGCTCGGTCTTCCGCGGCAACGGTCAGAACATGATCGGCATCGGTTTCGTGCGGCAATCCAAGGCGAACTCGGTCGCCGTCGCCGACGGCATCCGCGCCGAGGCCGAGCGGCTCATGCCCCAGCTTCCCGAGGGCATGGAGCTGATCGCCGCGAGCGACGACACGGTCTTCATCAAGGAATCCATCCGAGAGGTCTGGCGCACGCTTCTGGTCGCGGCGACCTTCGTGGTGCTGACGATCTATCTGTTCCTGGGCAGCTTCCGGGCCGCGGTGATCCCCGCCGCGGTCGTGCCGGTCTGCCTGATCGGCACGTTCGCCGTGCTCGCCGCCTTCGGGTTTTCGATCAACATCCTGACCCTGCTCGCCCTGGTGCTGACCATCGGGCTGGTGGTCGACGACTCCATCGTCGTGCTGGAAAACATCCAGCGCCGGGTCGATCTGGGCGAACCGCCCGCGCTCGCCTCGTTAAGGGGCGGCCGGCAGGTCTTCTTCGCGGTGGTGGCGACGACGGCGACGCTGGTCGCGGTGTTCGTGCCGCTGATCTTCCTGCCCGGCCTCATCGGCCGGATCTTCACCGAGCTTGCGGTGACCATCACCGGCGCGGTCGTGCTGTCGAGCTTCGTGGCTCTGACGCTGAGCCCGATGATGACGTCCAAGCTGCTGACGCTCTCGAAAGAAGCGCGCGGTCCGGCGCGCTGGGTGCAGGCGGGCGTAGGCTGGACGCGGGAGCGCTATCGCGAAAGCCTCGAAATCGTGCTCAAGCAGCCTGCGAGCGTCATTCCGCTGGTGCTGCTGTCGGTCGCCGGCGCCTGGTTCATGTTCGACCGGCTGCCCGGCGAGCTGACGCCGCCGGAGGATCGCGGCTCCTTCTTCGGCCGGTATTCCGCCCCTGAAGGCGCGAGCTTCGACTATCTCGCCGAGCAGGCCGACGAGGTCGAGGACATCATGCTCGACTATCTCGAGGCCGGCGAGCTGCAGCGCGTCCTGGTGGTCGCGCCGGGTTTCGGCGGCGGATCGAGCTTCTCCTCGGGTCTCGTGATCGGCACCATGGTCCCCTGGGACGAGCGCCGGCCGGGCGAAGAGATCATGGCCGACATCAACCGCGATCTCGGCCAGCTCACCGGCGTGCGCGCCTTCGCCTCCATGCGCGGCTCGTTCGGCGGCGGGGGCGGCGGAGACGACGTCGAGTTCGTCCTGCAGGGGCCGGAGTACGACGTGCTCTACGCCTATGCGCGCCAGCTGATCGAAGACATCAACCAGAACAATGCCGGCCTCCAGCGCCCGCGCACCGATTACGAGCCGACCACGCCGCGCCTGGTCGTCGACATCGATCGCGAGCGGGCCGCATCGCTGGGCGTCGCAGTCACCGACATCAGCCGGACGCTTCAGACCCATCTGGGCTCGCGCCGGGTCGGCCAGTTCATCGACCGGGGCGAAGCCTATAACGTGATCCTGGAGAACCGGCGCGCGGACCGGTCCAATCCCGACGATCTCGAGACCCTTTACGTGCGCGCCGGTTCAGGCGAGCTGATCCCGCTGTCCAACCTTGTCACCCTGCGCGAGGTCGGCGAGGCGGCGGAGAGAAACCGGGTGAACCGCCAGCGCGCCATCTCGGTCAACGCGACGCTCACCGAGGACTATACGCTCGGCGAGGCGGTCGCCTGGCTCGACAGCTGGGCGCAGGCCGAGCTGCCGCCGGAAGTGGGCTCGACCTATCTCGGCGGCGCTAAGGAGTTCCTGGACGCCAACCGCGCCGTGCTCTTCGCCTTCGGCATGGCGCTTCTGATCGTCTTCCTGGTGCTGGCCGCGCAGTTCGAGAGCCTCATCCAGCCCGCCCTGATCATGCTGACCGTGCCGCTCGCGGTCGCAGGCGGGCTGTTCGGGCTCTACATGGCCGGGTCGAGCCTGAACATCTATTCCCAGATCGGCCTGATCATCCTCATAGGCCTGGCGGCGAAGAACGGCATTCTGGTCGTCGAATTCGCCAACCAGCTGCGCGAGGAGGGGATGGACGTGCTCGAAGCCACGCTGGAAGCGGCGACGGTGCGTCTGCGCCCGATCCTGATGACCGGGGTGTCCACCGCCATCGGCGCGCTGCCGCTGGTGCTCGCCGTGGGGCCGGGCTCTGAAAGCCGGATCACGATCGGGGTGGTCATCTTCACCGGCGTGATGGTCGCGACGTTGTTCACGCTGTTCGTCGTGCCCGCCGCCTACGCCGCCGCGGGCAAGTACACCAAGACGCCCAACTGGATGACGCGCCGGCTGGAGAAAGAGGCGGAAACCTCCACCGACGCCGGCGCCGCCGCGAGCCCGGAAACGGGTGGCGGAGCGCCTGCGGAGTAG
- the metG gene encoding methionine--tRNA ligase, which yields MARILVTSALPYINGVKHLGNLAGSMLPADVYARFQRLRGHEVLAICATDEHGTPAELAAAAAGQDVKTYCDEQHEIQKSLGEQFNLAWDHFGRTSSDHNKRLTQHFAEVLETNGLIAEVVEKQVYSRADGRFLPDRYVEGTCPNCGYEKARGDQCDNCGKLLDPVDLIEPYSAVSGSRDLEVRDTRHLQLRQSEMEDRLRAWVDAAKGWPALAKSIAYKWLDEGLRDRTITRDLSWGVPVTKDGAPREGFEDKVFYVWFDAPIGYISATAEWAEKTGGDWESWWRTDKGAGDVSYVQFMGKDNVAFHTVSFPATILGSEEPWKTVDRLKAFNWLNWYGGKFSTSNKRGVFMDQALELLPADYWRWYLTAYAPEGADAQFTWEHFQSSINTDLANVLGNFVNRILKFASSRFEGKIPDGGEPGEAEAWLEAELETRLKAIAEHYEAMEFRKAGAETRALWAAGNEYLTRAEPWTKFKTDPEAAALGVRVGINLAVIAAIVAQPVIPETAAKILDAVGVPVDKRAWPSGPANVLLDALPRGLEFSVPDVLFKKIEDDQVAEWTERFGGAPENS from the coding sequence ATGGCCCGCATCCTCGTCACCAGCGCGCTTCCCTACATCAACGGCGTCAAGCATCTGGGCAATCTGGCCGGGTCGATGCTGCCCGCCGACGTCTATGCGCGCTTCCAGCGGCTGCGCGGCCACGAGGTGCTGGCGATCTGCGCGACCGACGAGCACGGCACGCCCGCCGAACTCGCCGCTGCGGCGGCCGGTCAGGACGTGAAAACCTATTGCGACGAACAGCACGAGATCCAGAAGAGCCTGGGCGAGCAGTTCAATCTGGCCTGGGACCATTTCGGCCGCACCAGCTCGGATCACAACAAGCGCCTGACCCAGCATTTCGCAGAGGTTCTGGAAACGAACGGCCTGATCGCCGAGGTCGTCGAAAAGCAGGTCTATTCCAGGGCCGACGGCCGCTTCCTGCCCGACCGCTATGTCGAGGGGACCTGTCCGAACTGCGGCTATGAGAAGGCCCGCGGCGACCAGTGCGACAATTGCGGCAAGCTGCTCGACCCGGTCGATCTGATCGAGCCGTATTCGGCGGTGTCGGGCTCGCGCGACCTCGAAGTGCGCGACACGCGCCATCTGCAGCTGCGCCAAAGCGAGATGGAAGACCGGCTGCGCGCCTGGGTGGACGCCGCGAAAGGCTGGCCGGCGCTGGCGAAATCCATCGCCTATAAATGGCTCGACGAAGGCTTGCGCGACCGCACCATCACCCGCGACCTCAGCTGGGGCGTGCCGGTCACCAAAGACGGCGCGCCGCGCGAAGGCTTCGAAGACAAGGTCTTCTATGTCTGGTTCGACGCGCCGATCGGCTACATCTCCGCCACTGCGGAGTGGGCGGAGAAGACCGGGGGGGACTGGGAAAGCTGGTGGCGCACCGACAAGGGCGCAGGCGACGTCTCCTATGTGCAGTTCATGGGCAAGGACAATGTGGCCTTCCACACGGTCAGCTTCCCGGCGACGATCCTGGGCTCTGAAGAGCCCTGGAAGACGGTCGACCGGCTGAAGGCCTTTAACTGGCTGAACTGGTATGGCGGCAAGTTCTCCACCTCCAACAAGCGCGGCGTCTTCATGGACCAGGCGCTGGAGCTTCTGCCGGCCGATTACTGGCGCTGGTACCTGACCGCCTACGCGCCCGAGGGCGCGGACGCGCAGTTCACCTGGGAGCACTTCCAGTCCTCGATCAACACCGATCTGGCCAACGTGCTGGGCAATTTCGTCAACCGGATCCTGAAGTTCGCCAGCTCCCGCTTCGAGGGGAAAATCCCCGACGGCGGCGAGCCCGGCGAGGCTGAAGCCTGGCTGGAGGCCGAACTCGAAACGCGCCTGAAAGCGATCGCCGAACACTACGAGGCGATGGAGTTCAGGAAGGCCGGTGCGGAGACCCGCGCGCTCTGGGCGGCGGGCAACGAATATCTCACTCGCGCCGAACCCTGGACGAAGTTCAAGACCGACCCCGAAGCCGCCGCCCTTGGTGTCCGCGTCGGGATCAATCTCGCCGTGATCGCGGCGATCGTCGCCCAGCCCGTCATTCCCGAGACCGCAGCGAAGATCCTCGACGCGGTGGGCGTGCCTGTCGACAAGCGCGCCTGGCCGTCCGGTCCGGCGAACGTCCTGCTCGACGCCCTGCCGCGCGGGCTCGAATTTTCGGTGCCCGACGTCCTGTTCAAGAAGATCGAGGACGATCAGGTCGCCGAATGGACCGAACGCTTCGGCGGCGCGCCGGAGAACAGTTAG
- a CDS encoding efflux RND transporter periplasmic adaptor subunit gives MRRVLFILIVAAVFAAMTLAVLWRTLSDQGAQGGGWGGRETPVAVYEVDTVEFADIVEALGTARANESVTITAKVSDVIARLDFDSGQRVEAGQILVELADAEEAAGLSEARATLRETTREVERIRDLTERGVAPRSRLDEAVGAVERARARVNAIEARVADRIIRAPFSGVVGLRNVSVGELVRPGDVIAELDDTSVIKLDFTVPERFLAVIEPGLEVEARASAWPDDVFRGEVETIDSRIDPATRAVTVRAMIDNADGRLMPGMLMTVEMRRDVRQRLAVPGSAIVRLDESAFVFVIEDGERGLSAVRHEVELGRRSDSMIEVVSGLEAGRRIVAQGVHRLTDGAPVSIPEPRRNEEGGSPSAGPATAASAG, from the coding sequence ATGCGCCGCGTTTTATTCATTCTGATCGTCGCCGCGGTGTTTGCGGCCATGACGCTCGCCGTGCTCTGGCGCACCCTGTCTGATCAGGGAGCGCAGGGCGGCGGCTGGGGCGGGCGCGAAACGCCAGTGGCGGTCTACGAGGTCGACACGGTCGAGTTCGCCGACATCGTCGAGGCGCTGGGCACGGCGCGCGCGAATGAAAGCGTGACGATCACCGCGAAGGTCTCCGATGTCATCGCCCGGCTCGATTTCGATTCCGGTCAGCGCGTGGAGGCTGGCCAGATCCTGGTCGAACTGGCCGACGCCGAAGAGGCGGCGGGCCTGTCCGAAGCGCGCGCCACGCTGCGCGAGACGACGCGCGAGGTGGAGCGCATCCGTGATCTGACTGAGCGCGGCGTCGCCCCGCGTTCGCGGCTCGATGAAGCGGTCGGCGCGGTGGAGCGCGCCCGCGCCCGGGTCAACGCCATCGAAGCCCGCGTCGCGGACCGGATCATCCGCGCGCCGTTCTCCGGCGTGGTGGGCCTGCGCAACGTTTCGGTCGGCGAGCTCGTCCGCCCGGGCGACGTGATCGCCGAACTCGACGACACCAGCGTGATCAAGCTCGACTTCACCGTGCCCGAGCGCTTCCTGGCGGTGATCGAACCGGGGCTTGAAGTCGAGGCCCGCGCTTCGGCCTGGCCCGACGACGTGTTCCGCGGCGAGGTCGAGACGATCGACTCCCGCATCGACCCGGCCACCCGCGCGGTCACCGTGCGCGCCATGATCGACAACGCCGACGGCCGGCTGATGCCGGGCATGCTGATGACCGTCGAGATGCGCCGCGACGTGCGTCAGCGGCTCGCCGTGCCCGGATCCGCGATCGTCAGGCTGGACGAAAGCGCCTTCGTGTTCGTGATCGAAGACGGCGAGCGCGGACTCAGCGCCGTCCGCCACGAAGTCGAGCTGGGCCGGCGTTCGGACTCCATGATCGAGGTGGTCTCCGGGCTCGAGGCCGGCCGTCGCATCGTCGCGCAAGGCGTGCACCGCCTCACCGACGGCGCGCCGGTGAGCATTCCCGAACCGCGCCGGAACGAGGAGGGCGGTTCGCCCTCCGCCGGGCCCGCCACCGCCGCGTCGGCCGGCTAG
- a CDS encoding class II aldolase/adducin family protein, producing the protein MEDAANISVKDQVSEEEWKARCDLAALYRLVRMHGWDDLFFTHISMRVPGPDEHFLINPFGLLYEDVTASNMVKVDLDGNVLPPSRYGINPAGFTIHSAIHAARHDAKVAMHLHTNDGVAVSAQKRGLLPISQLAMNIMSDVAYHDYEGLALEEGEKARLVADLGEKNLMILRNHGTLAVGNHPFSCYLRMYLLERACAVQTKAQGSGAELIEWDEAMQNRVFKQGSEGVTNELFLEIAWHALRDRVNRESPGYDR; encoded by the coding sequence ATGGAAGACGCCGCGAACATCTCCGTCAAAGACCAGGTCAGCGAAGAGGAGTGGAAGGCGCGCTGCGATCTCGCCGCGCTTTACCGGCTGGTGCGCATGCACGGCTGGGACGATCTGTTCTTCACCCACATCTCCATGCGCGTGCCGGGGCCTGACGAGCACTTTCTGATCAACCCGTTCGGCCTGCTCTACGAGGACGTGACCGCGTCCAACATGGTCAAGGTGGATCTGGACGGGAACGTGCTGCCGCCCAGCCGCTACGGCATCAACCCGGCGGGCTTCACCATCCATTCCGCGATCCATGCCGCCCGGCACGACGCGAAGGTGGCGATGCACCTTCACACCAATGACGGGGTGGCGGTGTCCGCCCAGAAGCGCGGGCTCCTGCCGATCAGCCAGCTCGCCATGAACATCATGAGCGACGTGGCCTACCACGACTACGAAGGCCTTGCCCTCGAAGAGGGCGAGAAGGCGCGGCTGGTCGCCGATCTCGGCGAGAAGAACCTGATGATCCTGCGCAATCACGGCACGCTGGCCGTCGGGAACCACCCGTTCAGCTGCTATCTGCGCATGTACCTGCTCGAGCGCGCCTGCGCGGTGCAGACCAAGGCCCAGGGTTCCGGCGCGGAGCTGATCGAGTGGGACGAGGCGATGCAGAACCGGGTGTTCAAGCAGGGCTCCGAAGGCGTCACCAACGAGCTGTTCCTGGAGATCGCCTGGCACGCCCTGCGCGACCGGGTGAACCGCGAGAGCCCGGGCTACGATCGCTGA
- a CDS encoding cysteine peptidase family C39 domain-containing protein — MRPAKLVAALAAGLVVQACAAMSYIAPRYTEERAALSETTVLDRQDFENSCGLAALSTAFSAWGEPFDERAVYAETRPGSEAGYTLAELTEIVQARGGRLYSFRPDYADFVTHTGRRRPMILPVYKPTPRGMTALLSPIHRDMLVHAWWREDVTGEPNHYLVVLHADEDRVYLFDPAMGDFAVSREAFERQRALWSPVAALPVPGSALPSES, encoded by the coding sequence ATGAGACCTGCGAAGCTCGTTGCGGCGCTCGCCGCCGGCCTGGTTGTGCAGGCCTGCGCCGCGATGTCCTACATCGCCCCGCGCTACACCGAGGAGCGCGCCGCGCTGTCGGAGACCACGGTGCTCGACCGGCAGGATTTCGAGAATTCCTGCGGGCTCGCCGCGCTGTCGACCGCGTTCTCCGCCTGGGGCGAGCCGTTCGACGAGCGCGCCGTCTACGCCGAGACCCGCCCGGGCAGCGAGGCGGGATATACGCTCGCCGAGCTGACCGAGATCGTGCAGGCGCGCGGCGGGCGGCTTTACAGCTTCCGGCCGGACTATGCCGATTTCGTCACGCATACCGGCCGACGCCGGCCGATGATCCTGCCCGTCTACAAGCCGACCCCGCGCGGGATGACGGCGCTCTTGTCTCCCATCCATCGCGACATGCTGGTGCACGCCTGGTGGCGCGAGGACGTCACCGGAGAGCCCAACCATTATCTCGTCGTGCTGCACGCCGACGAGGACCGGGTCTATCTCTTCGACCCCGCCATGGGCGATTTCGCGGTCTCGCGCGAAGCCTTCGAGCGCCAGCGCGCGCTCTGGTCGCCGGTGGCAGCTCTTCCCGTTCCGGGGAGCGCTTTGCCTTCAGAGAGCTGA